In Methanosarcina siciliae T4/M, one genomic interval encodes:
- a CDS encoding N-acetyltransferase — protein sequence MTDMEIMDLTPENIAEYGVCGYKELKKHLELRRKIDWFKEYYPKGLRIKVIISEEGGYQGMLEYIPGKYAHRPVDAEGYIFIHCIFVGFKNEFKGKGYASSLIEECIKDAKEANMQGVAVVTRNGPFMARKDIFLKKGFIPVDEAKPDFELMVLKFNPKAPDPKFKTISANTEKYEEGLTIIRSAQCPYSVKNVDAILETARNKLKIKANLIDLKDSEEAQQTPCAFGTFCIIYNGKVISHHPISNTRFENIMKKMYSI from the coding sequence ATGACTGACATGGAAATAATGGACCTTACTCCGGAAAACATTGCTGAGTATGGTGTTTGCGGATACAAAGAGTTAAAAAAGCACCTTGAGTTAAGAAGGAAAATTGACTGGTTTAAAGAATACTATCCAAAAGGGCTCAGGATAAAAGTAATCATCTCAGAAGAAGGCGGTTACCAGGGCATGCTTGAATATATCCCGGGAAAATATGCACACCGCCCGGTCGATGCAGAAGGATATATATTTATCCATTGCATTTTTGTCGGATTCAAAAACGAGTTTAAAGGGAAAGGATATGCGTCTTCTTTGATTGAAGAGTGCATTAAGGATGCAAAAGAAGCAAACATGCAGGGCGTTGCGGTTGTTACAAGAAATGGCCCATTTATGGCCAGGAAAGATATTTTCTTAAAAAAAGGGTTTATTCCGGTCGATGAGGCTAAACCTGATTTTGAATTGATGGTTTTAAAATTCAACCCGAAAGCCCCGGATCCGAAGTTTAAAACCATCTCAGCGAATACGGAGAAATATGAGGAAGGCCTGACCATCATACGCTCCGCCCAGTGTCCTTACTCAGTAAAAAACGTGGATGCTATTTTGGAAACTGCCAGAAACAAATTGAAAATAAAGGCTAACCTGATCGACCTTAAGGATTCGGAGGAAGCTCAACAAACACCCTGTGCTTTCGGAACATTTTGTATTATTTATAATGGGAAGGTCATCAGTCATCATCCGATCAGTAATACAAGATTTGAAAATATTATGAAAAAAATGTATTCCATTTAA